One window from the genome of Micromonospora aurantiaca ATCC 27029 encodes:
- a CDS encoding SDR family NAD(P)-dependent oxidoreductase: MTGDTHPSRRRALVTGASLGIGEAFARRLAADGWDLVLVARDAARLDALAAELTGRHGGDAETIAADLSTEDGCAAVEQRLTAGTPIELLVNNAGISLSTSFVRSSVADEARLVRLNVLAVLRLTHAALGPMIERGHGAVINVSSVAGFGVPMPGSTYSASKAWVTNFSESIGQSVAPLGVRVMALCPGYTRTGVHERAGIDMSRLPAWAWLRADDVVAEGLRDLRKGKSVSVPDWKYKVAVAGLRHAPKRLLRGFRRDTRGAVGRQRG, from the coding sequence ATGACCGGTGACACCCACCCCTCCCGGCGCCGCGCCCTGGTGACCGGCGCCAGCCTGGGCATCGGCGAGGCGTTCGCCCGCCGGCTCGCCGCCGACGGATGGGACCTCGTCCTGGTGGCCCGGGACGCCGCCCGGCTCGACGCGCTGGCGGCCGAGCTGACCGGCCGGCACGGCGGTGACGCCGAGACGATCGCGGCCGATCTGTCCACCGAGGACGGCTGCGCGGCGGTCGAGCAGCGGCTCACCGCCGGTACGCCGATCGAGCTGCTCGTCAACAACGCCGGCATCAGTCTGAGCACGTCGTTCGTCCGCTCGTCGGTGGCGGACGAGGCGCGGCTGGTCCGGCTCAACGTGCTCGCCGTGCTGCGTCTGACCCACGCCGCCCTCGGTCCGATGATCGAGAGAGGCCACGGGGCAGTGATAAATGTCTCTTCCGTTGCCGGCTTCGGTGTCCCCATGCCGGGATCCACGTACTCGGCCAGCAAGGCGTGGGTGACGAATTTCAGTGAATCGATCGGCCAGTCCGTCGCACCGCTGGGTGTGCGCGTGATGGCGCTCTGTCCCGGCTACACGCGAACCGGAGTTCACGAACGCGCGGGCATCGACATGTCGCGCCTGCCCGCCTGGGCCTGGCTGCGAGCCGACGATGTGGTCGCCGAAGGGCTCCGTGACCTGCGCAAAGGCAAGTCGGTGAGCGTGCCGGACTGGAAGTACAAGGTGGCGGTGGCCGGGCTGCGGCACGCGCCGAAGCGCCTGCTGCGCGGCTTCCGGCGGGACACCCGGGGTGCGGTCGGCCGGCAGCGCGGCTGA
- the pyrE gene encoding orotate phosphoribosyltransferase: MGDHDDLRKFITDLAVVHGRVVLSSGREADWYVDLRRVTLHHEAAPLIGRVMRDLTADWAYDAVGGLTLGADPVAAAMLHASAGTGHAVDAFVVRKEGKAHGLQRRIEGPDVSGRRVLAVEDTSTTGGSVLTAVDALREAGAEVVGVAVIVDRGAGDTVRAAGLPYRAAYTLADLGLVA; the protein is encoded by the coding sequence ATGGGCGACCACGACGACCTGCGCAAATTCATCACTGACCTCGCTGTGGTGCACGGCCGGGTGGTGCTCTCGTCGGGCCGCGAGGCGGACTGGTACGTGGATCTGCGTCGCGTCACGCTCCATCACGAGGCGGCTCCGTTGATCGGCCGGGTCATGCGTGACCTCACCGCCGACTGGGCCTACGACGCGGTCGGTGGGCTGACCCTGGGCGCCGATCCGGTGGCCGCCGCCATGCTGCACGCCTCGGCGGGCACCGGCCACGCGGTCGACGCCTTCGTGGTCCGCAAGGAGGGCAAGGCCCACGGTCTCCAGCGCCGGATCGAGGGGCCGGACGTCTCCGGGCGACGGGTGCTCGCGGTCGAGGACACCTCCACCACCGGTGGAAGTGTGTTGACGGCTGTCGACGCATTGCGTGAGGCAGGGGCCGAGGTGGTGGGTGTGGCGGTTATTGTTGATCGAGGTGCCGGCGACACGGTGCGAGCCGCCGGATTGCCCTATCGGGCGGCCTATACGTTGGCTGACCTCGGCCTTGTGGCGTAA
- a CDS encoding ArsR/SmtB family transcription factor yields MEYVGTALAEMTMPQISPLAGEPIERADAERLAGVLKALADPARLRLLSLIQSAPEGEACVCDLTAPLGLSQPTVSHHLRILTEAGLLEREKRGVWAYYRLVPSAIATIADLLTPPRKRATKKAR; encoded by the coding sequence ATGGAATACGTGGGAACTGCGTTGGCTGAAATGACCATGCCTCAGATCTCGCCGCTTGCCGGCGAGCCGATCGAACGCGCCGACGCCGAGCGGCTTGCGGGGGTCCTCAAGGCCCTCGCTGACCCCGCCCGGCTGCGGCTGCTCAGCCTGATCCAGTCGGCTCCCGAGGGGGAGGCGTGCGTGTGTGACCTCACCGCGCCGCTCGGCCTCTCGCAGCCGACGGTCAGCCACCACCTGCGAATCCTCACCGAGGCCGGCTTGCTGGAGCGGGAGAAGCGCGGGGTCTGGGCGTACTACCGGCTGGTGCCGTCCGCGATCGCCACGATCGCGGATCTGCTCACCCCGCCGCGGAAGCGGGCCACCAAGAAGGCTCGCTGA
- a CDS encoding DedA family protein, protein MFSESVALNPLDPKDLIHTFGMIGVWVILFAETGLLVGFFFPGDSLLFLAGVAASPVADAIFGDGTRLSLAGLMIGGPLCAIAGAQLGHWLGARYGRRMFEKPNSRLFKREYVEKAEYYFQKFGPAKAVVLARFIPIVRTFLNPVAGVLGMPARQFFVWNVVGAVLWVDGILLIGYLLARQIYDAIGDKIDRYILPVVALIIVISVLPIFFEFLRDRRARKRGEAVAVITAATVAGTVEAAREGIEEHRPGHGDGHGGQHRR, encoded by the coding sequence ATGTTCTCCGAGAGCGTGGCGCTGAACCCGCTCGATCCGAAGGACCTCATCCACACCTTCGGCATGATCGGCGTCTGGGTGATCCTCTTCGCCGAGACCGGGCTGCTCGTCGGCTTCTTCTTCCCGGGCGACTCGCTGCTGTTCCTGGCCGGGGTGGCCGCCTCTCCGGTGGCCGACGCCATCTTCGGCGACGGCACCCGCCTGTCCCTGGCCGGGCTGATGATCGGCGGTCCGCTCTGCGCCATCGCCGGCGCCCAGCTCGGGCACTGGCTCGGCGCCCGGTACGGCCGGCGCATGTTCGAGAAGCCCAACTCCCGTCTGTTCAAGCGGGAGTACGTGGAGAAGGCGGAGTACTACTTCCAGAAGTTCGGCCCGGCGAAGGCCGTGGTGCTGGCCCGGTTCATCCCGATCGTGCGGACGTTCCTCAACCCGGTGGCCGGGGTGCTCGGCATGCCGGCCCGCCAGTTCTTCGTGTGGAACGTGGTGGGCGCGGTCCTCTGGGTGGACGGCATCCTGCTGATCGGCTACCTGCTGGCCCGGCAGATCTACGACGCCATCGGCGACAAGATCGACAGGTACATCCTGCCGGTGGTCGCGCTGATCATCGTGATCTCGGTGCTGCCGATCTTCTTCGAGTTCCTCCGCGACCGGCGGGCACGCAAGCGCGGCGAGGCGGTCGCCGTCATCACCGCGGCGACTGTGGCCGGCACTGTGGAGGCGGCCCGGGAGGGCATCGAGGAGCACCGTCCCGGCCACGGCGACGGGCACGGCGGTCAGCACCGCCGCTGA
- a CDS encoding polynucleotide kinase-phosphatase codes for MTVLDIPELALVALVGVSGSGKSTFARRHFAPSQVLSSDTFRGLVADDENDQSASADAFDALHHVAAIRLRRGLLTVVDATNLQPHARAGLIRVAREHDVLPVAIVLDVPEAVAWERTEARADRTHGRQVLNRMRRDLRQSYGRLAREGFRKVHVLRGVDEIDAAEVRYEKLFNDRRELTGPFDVVGDVHGCRTELEALLSRLGYVLRHDDAGRPVDAAHPSGRTAVFVGDLVDRGPDSPGVLRLVMGMVAAGHAICVPGNHEQKLLRKLRGRDVRLTHGLAETMEQLAAESPEFVAGVETFIDGLVSHYVLDGGRLVVAHAGLKEAYHGRASGRVRSFALYGETTGETDEYGLPVRYPWARDYRGSAMVVYGHTPTPEPEWVNNTICLDTGCVFGGQLTALRYPEKELVAVPAVKEWYAPARPLVPVTPSRPDTVLDLADVTGRRHLTHAYGSLTVPAENAAAALEVMSRFAVDPGRLVWLPPTMAPCSTSAVDGFLEHPAEAFADYRAAGVERVVCEEKHMGSRAVVLVEREPGRFGGGVVHTRTGRPFFDPPLDGELLTRVRAAVTGAGLWAELDTDWLLLDAELLPWSAKASGLIREQYAGVGAAGRAALPAVLAALDTAAGRGLPVAGLRDRMAGRAAEITAYSAAYRAYVRPTDGLRGVTLAPFAVLAGAGVSYADRDHGWHLALADRLCAADPEFFTPTRRRVVDLADESAVADATEWWLALTAAGGEGMVVKPYAGLAARSPKGSLLQPGIKCRGREYLRIIYGPGYTEAGQLAALRRRSLGRKRGLALREHGLGLAALDALAEDAPLWRRHELVFAILACESEPVDPRL; via the coding sequence ATGACCGTCCTGGACATCCCCGAGCTGGCACTGGTGGCGCTCGTCGGCGTCTCCGGCTCCGGCAAGTCCACGTTCGCCCGGCGGCACTTCGCGCCCAGCCAGGTGCTCTCCTCGGACACGTTCCGCGGGCTGGTGGCCGACGACGAGAACGACCAGTCCGCGTCCGCCGACGCGTTCGACGCGCTGCACCACGTCGCCGCCATCCGGCTGCGGCGGGGACTGCTGACTGTGGTCGACGCGACGAACCTCCAGCCGCACGCCCGCGCCGGGCTGATCCGGGTGGCCCGGGAGCACGACGTGCTGCCGGTGGCGATCGTGCTGGACGTGCCGGAGGCGGTGGCCTGGGAGCGTACGGAGGCGCGCGCCGACCGGACGCACGGCCGCCAGGTGCTCAACCGGATGCGCCGCGACCTGCGGCAGTCGTACGGGCGGCTGGCCCGCGAGGGCTTCCGCAAGGTGCACGTGCTGCGCGGGGTGGACGAGATCGACGCCGCGGAGGTCCGCTACGAGAAGCTGTTCAACGACCGGCGGGAGCTGACCGGCCCGTTCGACGTGGTCGGGGACGTGCACGGCTGCCGGACCGAGCTGGAGGCGCTGCTGTCCCGGCTCGGCTACGTGCTGCGGCACGACGACGCGGGCCGCCCGGTGGACGCGGCGCACCCGTCGGGGCGTACCGCGGTGTTCGTCGGTGACCTGGTGGACCGCGGCCCGGACTCGCCCGGCGTGCTCCGCCTGGTGATGGGCATGGTGGCGGCCGGGCACGCGATCTGCGTGCCCGGCAACCACGAGCAGAAGCTGCTGCGCAAGCTGCGCGGCCGGGACGTCCGGCTGACCCACGGCCTGGCCGAGACGATGGAGCAGCTCGCCGCCGAGTCGCCGGAGTTCGTCGCCGGGGTGGAGACGTTCATCGACGGCCTGGTCAGCCACTACGTGCTCGACGGCGGCCGGCTCGTGGTGGCGCACGCCGGGCTGAAGGAGGCGTACCACGGGCGGGCGTCCGGCCGGGTGCGGTCGTTCGCGCTCTACGGCGAGACCACCGGCGAGACCGACGAGTACGGCCTGCCGGTGCGCTACCCGTGGGCGCGGGACTACCGGGGTTCGGCGATGGTCGTGTACGGGCACACGCCGACGCCCGAGCCGGAGTGGGTGAACAACACCATCTGCCTGGACACCGGTTGCGTGTTCGGCGGGCAGCTCACCGCGCTGCGCTACCCGGAGAAGGAGCTGGTGGCGGTCCCGGCGGTGAAGGAGTGGTACGCCCCGGCACGTCCGCTGGTCCCGGTCACGCCGTCGCGGCCGGACACCGTGCTGGACCTGGCCGACGTGACCGGGCGACGGCACCTCACCCACGCGTACGGGTCGCTGACCGTGCCGGCCGAGAACGCCGCCGCCGCGCTGGAGGTGATGAGCCGGTTCGCGGTCGACCCGGGCCGGCTGGTGTGGCTGCCGCCGACGATGGCGCCCTGCTCCACGTCGGCAGTGGACGGGTTCCTGGAGCACCCGGCCGAGGCGTTCGCCGACTACCGCGCGGCGGGCGTCGAGCGGGTGGTCTGCGAGGAGAAGCACATGGGCTCGCGAGCGGTGGTGCTCGTGGAGCGGGAGCCGGGCCGTTTCGGCGGCGGGGTGGTGCACACCCGTACCGGCAGGCCGTTCTTCGATCCGCCGCTCGACGGCGAGCTGCTGACCCGGGTGCGCGCCGCGGTCACCGGCGCCGGCCTCTGGGCCGAGCTGGACACCGACTGGCTGCTGCTCGACGCCGAGCTGCTGCCCTGGTCGGCGAAGGCGAGCGGGCTGATCCGCGAGCAGTACGCCGGGGTCGGCGCGGCCGGGCGGGCCGCGTTGCCGGCGGTGCTCGCCGCGCTGGACACCGCCGCCGGGCGCGGGCTGCCGGTGGCGGGGCTGCGCGACCGGATGGCCGGGCGGGCCGCCGAGATCACCGCCTACTCGGCTGCCTACCGGGCGTACGTCCGGCCGACCGACGGGCTGCGCGGGGTGACGCTGGCGCCGTTCGCGGTGCTGGCCGGGGCCGGGGTGAGCTACGCCGACCGCGACCACGGCTGGCACCTGGCGCTGGCCGACCGGCTCTGCGCCGCCGACCCGGAGTTCTTCACGCCGACCCGGCGGCGGGTGGTGGACCTGGCCGACGAGTCGGCGGTGGCCGACGCCACCGAGTGGTGGCTGGCGCTCACCGCGGCCGGTGGCGAGGGCATGGTGGTCAAGCCGTACGCGGGCCTGGCCGCCCGTTCGCCGAAGGGCTCGTTGCTCCAGCCGGGGATCAAGTGCCGGGGGCGGGAGTACCTGCGGATCATCTACGGTCCCGGGTACACCGAGGCGGGGCAGCTCGCCGCGTTGCGCCGCCGTTCGCTGGGTCGCAAGCGCGGGCTCGCCCTGCGCGAGCACGGACTGGGCCTGGCCGCCCTGGACGCGCTGGCCGAGGACGCCCCGCTCTGGCGCCGCCACGAGCTGGTGTTCGCGATCCTCGCCTGCGAGTCCGAGCCGGTCGACCCCCGCCTCTGA
- a CDS encoding 3' terminal RNA ribose 2'-O-methyltransferase Hen1, which produces MLLTLTTTHRPATDLGHLLVKHPDRVQSFDLPAGAAHVFYPEADEARCTAALLVEVDPLKLGGGRRNRAPEGFALGQYVNDRPYAASSLLSSALSKVFRSALRGESRDRPELAASAIPLTVRVPVLRCRGGAELAVRIFAPLGWTVTATPIPLDETYPEWGDSRYVDLTLTGTLRLADALNHLYVLLPVLDDAKHYWVAPDEVDKLLRAGAGWLAGHPERGLITRRYLAHRRALAGEAMARLTELRLADEPPADDSIEPSTGEPAGSSGGGAGTAEDVRRASLAVRRREAVLAALRDSGASRVLDLGCGGGALLTALVADRRFTEVVGVDVSDRSLGLAARRLRLDRLPERQRDRIRLWQSALTYRDDRLRGYDAAVLMEVVEHLDPPRLPALEDAVFGHARPGTVVVTTPNVEYNVRYEGLAPGRFRHADHRFEWTRAEFAAWVDRVAAAHGYTAVLGGVGDEDPEAGTPTQIAVLTRDDRNENTSNDRKEATNR; this is translated from the coding sequence GTGCTGCTGACCCTGACCACGACCCACCGCCCGGCGACCGACCTCGGACACCTCCTGGTGAAGCATCCGGACCGCGTGCAGAGCTTCGACCTGCCCGCCGGTGCCGCGCATGTGTTCTACCCGGAGGCGGACGAGGCGCGCTGCACCGCGGCGCTGCTGGTCGAGGTCGATCCGCTCAAGCTGGGCGGCGGCCGCCGGAACCGGGCGCCGGAGGGCTTCGCGCTCGGGCAGTACGTCAACGACCGCCCGTACGCCGCCTCCAGCCTGCTCTCGTCGGCGCTGTCGAAGGTGTTCCGCTCCGCCCTGCGGGGCGAGTCGCGCGACCGTCCCGAGCTGGCGGCGAGCGCGATCCCGCTGACCGTACGGGTGCCGGTGCTGCGCTGCCGCGGCGGCGCCGAGCTGGCGGTACGGATCTTCGCCCCGCTGGGCTGGACCGTGACTGCCACCCCGATCCCGCTCGACGAGACGTACCCGGAGTGGGGTGACAGCCGCTACGTCGACCTGACGCTGACCGGCACGCTGCGGCTCGCGGACGCCCTCAACCACCTGTACGTGCTGCTGCCGGTGCTCGACGACGCCAAGCACTACTGGGTGGCGCCGGACGAGGTGGACAAGCTGCTGCGGGCCGGCGCCGGCTGGCTGGCCGGTCATCCGGAGCGGGGCCTGATCACGCGCCGCTATCTGGCGCACCGCCGGGCGCTCGCGGGTGAGGCGATGGCCCGGCTGACCGAGCTGCGGCTCGCCGACGAGCCGCCCGCCGACGACAGCATCGAGCCGTCGACCGGAGAGCCGGCCGGGTCGTCGGGCGGCGGGGCCGGGACGGCGGAGGACGTCCGCCGGGCCTCCCTGGCGGTACGGCGACGGGAGGCGGTGCTCGCCGCGCTGCGGGACAGCGGCGCGAGCCGGGTGCTGGACCTGGGCTGCGGTGGCGGTGCGCTGCTCACCGCGCTCGTCGCCGACCGGCGGTTCACCGAGGTGGTGGGCGTCGACGTGTCGGACCGGTCGCTCGGCCTGGCGGCCCGGCGGCTGCGCCTGGACCGGCTTCCGGAGCGGCAGCGGGACCGGATCCGGCTGTGGCAGTCCGCGCTCACCTACCGGGACGACCGGCTCCGGGGGTACGACGCGGCGGTGCTGATGGAGGTGGTCGAGCACCTCGACCCGCCGCGCCTGCCTGCGCTGGAGGACGCGGTGTTCGGCCACGCCCGGCCGGGCACGGTGGTGGTGACCACCCCGAACGTCGAGTACAACGTGCGCTACGAGGGGCTCGCGCCGGGCCGGTTCCGGCACGCGGACCACAGGTTCGAGTGGACCCGGGCCGAGTTCGCCGCCTGGGTGGACCGGGTGGCGGCGGCGCACGGCTACACGGCGGTGCTCGGCGGCGTCGGCGACGAGGACCCGGAGGCGGGCACGCCGACCCAGATCGCGGTGCTGACGCGGGATGACCGCAATGAGAACACCAGCAACGACCGGAAGGAGGCGACGAACCGATGA
- a CDS encoding sigma-70 family RNA polymerase sigma factor has product MDRDQVRSWLSRLPRRQRAALVLRYYEDLPDGEIAEILGCAVGTVRSSISRALATLRAELVEVC; this is encoded by the coding sequence GTGGACCGGGACCAGGTCCGGTCCTGGCTGTCCCGGTTGCCCCGGCGGCAGCGGGCCGCGCTGGTGCTGCGCTACTACGAGGACCTGCCGGACGGGGAGATCGCCGAGATCCTCGGCTGCGCCGTCGGCACGGTCCGGTCCAGCATCTCGCGTGCGCTGGCCACCCTCCGAGCCGAACTCGTGGAGGTCTGCTGA
- a CDS encoding LCP family protein — protein sequence MIEDELRAAFARLEESTPPVGPVRAAVDRAVISRRRRRRRVRLAGTALAVAAVALVGFTAMAPRPPAPAAAPAPPTPVPEPGGALNLLLLGVDQSVGSRRADSVLLVHLPADRSRLHLVSFPRDLLVPVPPQGGTEKLNATFSRAAGSGTDLAAGYRATRQAVAGLTGVRVDAGAVLTYPGARELTDAVGGVPVCLPAPVRSVHTERRFPAGCQRLDGAAAVDLLRQRYGLRDGGLDRDRNAARYAAGLLRQLREQGTATDPAQLGRLLLRIGPAVTADTGDLSLPALVAAAGRTSAAEPVALAFPVRDEWNGRGYEPDPELAPGFLDALRADRLAQWAAEHPGQVTALR from the coding sequence ATGATCGAGGACGAGCTGCGGGCCGCGTTCGCCCGCCTCGAGGAGTCGACCCCGCCCGTCGGCCCGGTCCGGGCCGCCGTCGACCGGGCGGTGATCAGTCGCCGTCGGCGCCGTCGGCGCGTACGCCTGGCCGGGACCGCCCTGGCGGTCGCCGCCGTCGCGCTTGTCGGTTTCACAGCGATGGCGCCCCGGCCGCCGGCGCCGGCGGCGGCGCCCGCGCCCCCCACGCCGGTGCCGGAGCCCGGCGGAGCGCTGAACCTGCTGCTGCTCGGCGTCGACCAGTCGGTCGGCAGCCGGCGCGCCGACTCGGTGCTGCTGGTGCACCTGCCGGCCGACCGGAGCCGGCTCCACCTCGTGTCGTTCCCGCGTGACCTGCTGGTGCCGGTGCCGCCGCAGGGCGGGACGGAGAAGCTCAATGCGACGTTCTCCCGCGCCGCCGGGTCGGGCACCGACCTGGCCGCCGGCTACCGGGCGACCCGCCAGGCGGTCGCCGGGCTGACCGGGGTACGCGTCGACGCCGGCGCGGTGCTCACGTACCCGGGGGCGCGTGAGCTGACCGATGCGGTCGGCGGCGTGCCGGTCTGCCTGCCGGCGCCGGTGCGTTCGGTGCACACCGAGCGGCGTTTCCCGGCCGGATGTCAGCGGCTCGACGGCGCGGCGGCGGTGGACCTGCTGCGGCAGCGGTACGGCCTGCGCGACGGCGGGCTGGACCGGGACCGCAACGCGGCCCGCTACGCCGCCGGTCTGCTCCGCCAACTGCGGGAGCAGGGCACGGCGACCGATCCGGCGCAGCTCGGCCGGCTGCTCCTGCGGATCGGACCGGCCGTCACGGCCGACACCGGCGACCTGTCGCTGCCGGCGCTGGTGGCCGCGGCCGGCCGAACCTCCGCGGCCGAGCCGGTCGCGCTCGCCTTCCCGGTACGCGACGAGTGGAACGGTCGCGGGTACGAGCCGGACCCGGAACTCGCCCCCGGGTTCCTGGACGCGTTGCGCGCGGACCGGCTGGCGCAGTGGGCCGCAGAACACCCGGGTCAGGTCACCGCCCTGCGGTGA
- a CDS encoding phage holin family protein — MGFLIRLAITAVALWIATLIVPGVEVSGRNTGSNVLTLIVVALVFGVVNAVLKPLIKVFGCVFYLLTLGLFALVVNALLFLLTDWIAGVLKLPFHVDGFWAAFWGAIVVAVVSWLISVIVPDRLENR; from the coding sequence ATGGGCTTCCTGATCCGACTGGCGATCACCGCGGTCGCGTTGTGGATCGCGACGCTGATCGTGCCCGGAGTGGAGGTGAGCGGCCGTAACACCGGCAGCAACGTGCTCACCCTGATCGTGGTGGCACTGGTCTTCGGTGTGGTCAACGCGGTGCTCAAGCCGCTCATCAAGGTGTTCGGCTGCGTGTTCTACCTGCTCACGCTCGGCCTGTTCGCGCTCGTGGTGAACGCGCTGCTGTTCCTGCTCACCGACTGGATCGCCGGGGTGCTGAAGCTCCCGTTCCACGTGGACGGCTTCTGGGCCGCCTTCTGGGGCGCCATCGTGGTCGCGGTGGTGAGCTGGCTGATCAGCGTCATCGTGCCGGACCGGCTGGAGAATCGGTGA
- the fbaA gene encoding class II fructose-bisphosphate aldolase encodes MPIASPEAYAEMLDRAKAGRYAYPAINVTSSQTLNAALKGFADAESDGIIQVSTGGAEYLSGPSVKDMVTGAVAFAAYAHEVAKKYPVNIALHTDHCPKDKLDKFVRPLMAISQERVKGGQEPLFQSHMWDGSAVPVAENLEIAEQLLAEAAKGKIVLEIEVGVVGGEEDGVENAINDKLYTTVDDGLAMVDALGLGEKGRYMAALTFGNVHGVYKPGNVKLRPEVLKQIQDAVGAKYGKDKPLSLVFHGGSGSLLSEIREALDYGVVKMNIDTDTQYTFTRPVADHMFRNYDGVLKVDGEVGNKKMYDPRVWGKAAEAGMAARVVEACEHLRSTGTTMK; translated from the coding sequence ATGCCCATCGCTTCCCCCGAGGCTTACGCGGAGATGCTGGACCGGGCCAAGGCCGGCCGGTACGCGTACCCCGCGATCAACGTGACCTCCTCGCAGACGCTGAACGCGGCGCTCAAGGGCTTCGCCGATGCGGAGAGCGACGGCATCATCCAGGTCTCCACCGGCGGCGCGGAATACCTGTCCGGCCCGTCCGTGAAGGACATGGTGACCGGCGCTGTGGCGTTCGCCGCGTACGCGCACGAGGTCGCCAAGAAGTACCCGGTGAACATCGCGCTGCACACCGACCACTGCCCGAAGGACAAGCTGGACAAGTTCGTCCGGCCGCTGATGGCCATCTCGCAGGAGCGCGTCAAGGGCGGCCAGGAGCCGCTGTTCCAGTCGCACATGTGGGACGGCTCGGCCGTGCCGGTGGCGGAGAACCTGGAGATCGCCGAGCAGCTCCTCGCCGAGGCCGCCAAGGGCAAGATCGTCCTGGAGATCGAGGTGGGCGTCGTCGGCGGCGAGGAGGACGGCGTCGAGAACGCCATCAACGACAAGCTCTACACCACCGTCGACGACGGCCTGGCCATGGTCGACGCGCTCGGCCTGGGCGAGAAGGGCCGCTACATGGCGGCGCTGACCTTCGGCAACGTGCACGGCGTCTACAAGCCGGGCAACGTCAAGCTCCGTCCCGAGGTGCTCAAGCAGATCCAGGACGCGGTCGGCGCCAAGTACGGCAAGGACAAGCCGCTCAGCCTGGTCTTCCACGGCGGCTCCGGCTCGCTGCTGTCCGAGATCCGGGAGGCGCTGGACTACGGCGTGGTGAAGATGAACATCGACACCGACACCCAGTACACCTTCACCCGCCCGGTCGCGGACCACATGTTCCGCAACTACGACGGCGTGCTCAAGGTCGACGGCGAGGTCGGCAACAAGAAGATGTACGACCCGCGTGTCTGGGGCAAGGCGGCCGAGGCCGGCATGGCCGCCCGCGTGGTCGAGGCCTGCGAGCACCTGCGCTCCACCGGCACCACCATGAAGTGA
- a CDS encoding LOG family protein codes for MPTPPPADVIEPHAPHVNEIETRTAFEQRLAGGTLAGLTVQGLRLDLDPVPDLRDVDVTGTLFVGCRFAGREVGADLVRRGANVVPPFSGLPYPTQPSHLYTADELAAGFAEGGFAGMYDTRVYAHFREHGGALPDVREALGQRLHDHGVDNALADATRSWLAAHGPQSVVGVMGGHAVPRGSVAYRMAAVLGWELARADRLVVTGGGPGVMEAANLGAFLAAWPAEELSAAIDVLAVAPDFTDHDRYTAAALAVRKRYADGPSLPSPRPSVPGTGWARSGGLAIPTWLYGHEPANLFAGRIAKYFSNAIREDTILRLARGGIVFAPGKAGTVQEVFQAATKTFYGTDGASGAYVFLDRTYWTTELPVESLLRPLFAASPFGDLSHTIHLTDDVRDAVRVLVQ; via the coding sequence GTGCCGACCCCACCACCCGCGGACGTCATCGAGCCGCACGCGCCCCACGTCAACGAGATCGAGACCCGCACCGCTTTCGAGCAGCGGCTGGCCGGGGGAACCCTGGCCGGTCTGACCGTGCAGGGCCTGCGCCTCGACCTCGACCCGGTTCCCGACCTGCGCGACGTCGACGTCACCGGCACGCTCTTCGTGGGCTGCCGCTTCGCCGGCCGCGAGGTGGGCGCGGACCTGGTCCGCCGGGGCGCCAACGTCGTCCCTCCGTTCTCCGGGCTGCCCTACCCGACCCAGCCGTCGCACCTCTACACCGCCGACGAGCTGGCCGCCGGGTTCGCCGAGGGCGGGTTCGCCGGGATGTACGACACCCGGGTGTACGCGCACTTCCGGGAGCACGGCGGCGCGCTGCCGGACGTACGCGAGGCGCTCGGTCAGCGACTGCACGACCACGGCGTGGACAACGCGCTGGCCGACGCCACCCGGTCGTGGCTGGCCGCGCACGGGCCGCAGTCGGTGGTGGGTGTGATGGGCGGGCACGCGGTGCCGCGCGGCAGCGTCGCGTACCGGATGGCCGCCGTGCTGGGCTGGGAGCTGGCACGGGCCGACCGCCTGGTGGTCACCGGCGGCGGTCCGGGTGTGATGGAGGCGGCGAACCTCGGCGCGTTCCTCGCGGCCTGGCCGGCCGAGGAGCTGTCCGCCGCGATCGACGTGCTCGCCGTCGCGCCGGACTTCACCGACCACGACCGGTACACGGCGGCGGCGCTGGCGGTGCGCAAGCGGTACGCGGACGGCCCGTCGCTGCCCTCGCCCCGCCCGTCGGTGCCAGGCACCGGGTGGGCCCGTTCCGGCGGGCTGGCCATCCCCACCTGGCTGTACGGCCACGAGCCGGCGAACCTGTTCGCGGGCCGGATCGCCAAGTACTTCTCCAACGCCATCCGGGAGGACACGATCCTGCGGCTGGCCCGGGGCGGGATCGTGTTCGCGCCCGGCAAGGCCGGCACCGTGCAGGAGGTGTTCCAGGCGGCCACCAAGACGTTCTACGGCACCGACGGGGCGAGCGGGGCGTACGTCTTCCTGGACCGCACGTACTGGACCACCGAGCTGCCGGTGGAGTCGCTGCTGCGGCCGCTGTTCGCCGCGTCCCCGTTCGGCGACCTATCGCACACGATCCATCTGACCGACGACGTGCGCGACGCCGTCCGGGTGCTGGTGCAGTGA